The following proteins are encoded in a genomic region of Oncorhynchus keta strain PuntledgeMale-10-30-2019 chromosome 35, Oket_V2, whole genome shotgun sequence:
- the LOC118369162 gene encoding uncharacterized protein LOC118369162, with protein MIRHWAIFLFYANSVCALTKDIVQPNPVMVTHWGASVNITCFWPTDVNTYVVWFKQTLGQKPLLMTSTLSSGQYFYFNDFTKNFTETKHLSVKRGVDSFNLTISKTEPLDSATYYCGAMKVGKVKFGDGTLLIVKGSESNSMSVHQQPVSESVQPGDSVTLNCTIHTETCAGEHSVYWFGHGSGEFHPGIIYTHGDRSDQCEKSPEAGSTTQSCVYNLPKRNLSLSDAGTYYCAVASCGEILFGNGTKLDVDHGCKEDHLLLVYCLGVALALCVILIIVLAYVLYKMIKKTSLLCRGMHPQTSGLAVVGSHNQDREDDDTLTSVHYAALNVIHKKPKSRRQRSTMERDTVYSGVRCQNMD; from the exons ATGATCAGACATTGGGCAATCTTTTTGTTTTATGCCAACTCCG TTTGTGCATTAACCAAGGACATTGTTCAACCAAACCCAGTGATGGTTACTCACTGGGGAGCTAGTGTGAATATCACTTGCTTTTGGCCAACTGATGTGAATACCTATGTTGTTTGGTTCAAGCAGACTCTTGGACAGAAACCCCTTCTCATGACATCGACACTTTCCAGTGGACAATATTTTTACTTCAACGACTTTACCAAGAATTTCACTGAGACTAAACATCTGAGTGTGAAGAGAGGAGTTGACAGCTTCAACCTGACCATCTCTAAGACAGAGCCATTGGATTCTGCTACATACTACTGTGGTGCCATGAAAGTGGGCAAAGTCAAATTTGGAGATGGAACTTTATTGATTGTAAAAG GTTCAGAGTCCAACAGCATGTCTGTGCACCAGCAGCCTGTGTCTGAGTCAGTCCAGCCAGGAGACTCTGTGACTCTGAACTGTACGATACACACTGAGACCTGTGCAGGAGAACACAGTGTCTATTGGTTCGGACATGGCTCAGGAGAATTCCATCCAGGAATCATTTACACCCATGGAGACAGGAGTGATCAGTGTGAGAAGAGCCCTGAGGCTGGGTCTACTACACAGAGTTGTGTCTACAACCTCCCCAAGAGGAACCTCAGCCTCTCTGATGCTGGGACTTACTACTGTGCTGTGGCCTCATGTGGGGAGATACTGTTTGGGAACGGGACCAAGCTGGATGTTGACC ATGGTTGTAAAGAGGACCATCTCCTCTTGGTGTACTGTCTGGGTGTAGCGTTGGCTCTTTGTGTCATCCTCATCATTGTCCTTGCTTATGTTTTGTATAAGATGATCAAGAAAACCTCTCTACTGTGCAGAG GAATGCACCCTCAGACAAGTGGTCTGGCAGTCGTTGGTTCTCATAACCAG GATCGAGAAGATGATGACACACTCACGTCGGTCCATTACGCTGCTCTGAATGTCATCCACAAGAAGCCAAAGAGCCGGAGACAGAGGAGCACCATGGAGAGAGACACTGTGTACTCTGGGGTGAGGTGCCAAAACATGGACTGA